From the genome of Candidatus Ancaeobacter aquaticus, one region includes:
- the queA gene encoding tRNA preQ1(34) S-adenosylmethionine ribosyltransferase-isomerase QueA, producing MLHNVSNYDYELPQKLIAQAPVPERHMSRLMVLDRSQENITHKTFRDVVQYFNPGDCLVINNTKVIPARLYGKKSTGAQIEVLLLKKRDGNIWEVMMKPAKRIPVGGEIFFSDSRPQTPDYRLKATVREVLSDGKRIVEFDNNVLEHIHDIGIMPLPPYIKREVGDTHSEFDKERYQTVYAKTPGAVAAPTAGLHFSDELLEQLRVKGVNIVTVTLHVGYGTFKPVEVDDVRDHIMHHEYYEVTEDTAQIINETKKKSRRLIAVGTTSVRTLETVTDQDGIVRAGSGETNLFIYPPYTFKVVDAIITNFHLPRSTLLMMISAFAGKEFLFKAYNEAIENKYRFYSYGDAMYIV from the coding sequence ATGCTACACAATGTATCTAATTACGATTATGAACTGCCACAGAAATTGATCGCACAAGCGCCTGTCCCCGAAAGACATATGTCTCGATTAATGGTTTTGGATCGATCTCAAGAAAACATTACACATAAAACGTTTCGAGATGTTGTCCAGTATTTTAATCCAGGTGATTGTCTGGTTATCAATAACACAAAGGTTATCCCTGCTAGACTTTATGGTAAAAAGAGTACCGGGGCACAGATCGAAGTTCTTCTCTTAAAAAAGCGAGATGGAAATATCTGGGAAGTGATGATGAAACCCGCTAAAAGAATACCAGTTGGCGGAGAAATATTTTTTTCAGACTCCAGACCCCAGACCCCAGACTACAGACTAAAAGCCACAGTTCGAGAAGTGCTGTCAGATGGGAAGAGAATTGTTGAGTTCGATAACAACGTTTTGGAACACATACACGATATTGGGATTATGCCTCTCCCACCTTATATAAAGAGAGAAGTGGGGGATACACATTCTGAGTTTGATAAAGAACGGTATCAGACGGTGTATGCTAAAACCCCTGGTGCTGTAGCGGCGCCTACTGCAGGACTTCATTTTAGTGATGAGCTTCTTGAACAGTTACGTGTTAAAGGTGTGAATATTGTAACCGTTACACTTCATGTTGGGTATGGTACGTTTAAACCTGTTGAAGTTGACGATGTGCGTGATCATATAATGCACCATGAGTATTATGAAGTTACGGAAGATACTGCTCAAATTATTAACGAGACAAAGAAAAAGAGTCGAAGACTCATTGCGGTAGGTACTACATCGGTACGGACTCTTGAGACTGTTACAGATCAAGATGGGATCGTACGTGCTGGTAGCGGTGAAACGAACCTCTTTATATATCCTCCATATACATTTAAGGTAGTTGATGCTATTATAACAAACTTTCATTTACCGAGATCAACGCTTCTTATGATGATATCAGCGTTTGCGGGAAAAGAATTTTTGTTTAAAGCATATAATGAGGCAATTGAGAATAAGTATCGGTTTTATAGTTATGGGGATGCGATGTATATCGTATAG
- the yajC gene encoding preprotein translocase subunit YajC, with product MMYSFITFLMGAAPGEGGKASNPILSMLPLVLMFVILYFLMIRPQQKKQKAMRAMVEAMKKGDKVITNGGIHGIIVGLKDATVTIKVADNVKLEFSKSAVISVAKGSEAETN from the coding sequence ATGATGTATTCATTTATTACTTTTCTTATGGGAGCGGCACCTGGAGAAGGCGGTAAAGCCTCAAATCCTATTCTTTCAATGTTGCCTCTCGTTCTTATGTTCGTCATATTGTATTTTCTCATGATTCGTCCTCAGCAGAAGAAACAAAAAGCGATGCGCGCAATGGTCGAAGCTATGAAAAAAGGGGATAAGGTTATCACTAATGGCGGTATACATGGCATTATTGTTGGTCTTAAAGACGCGACCGTTACCATTAAAGTTGCTGATAATGTAAAGCTCGAGTTTAGCAAAAGTGCGGTTATCTCTGTAGCAAAAGGCAGTGAAGCTGAAACAAATTAA
- the secD gene encoding protein translocase subunit SecD — protein MLSKMRWKSLLIVAIVGLSIWKLCPIDKAINLGLDLKGGMHIVLEVDTSKLSKDAKKGARDRALEIIRRRVDEFGVSEPVIIPEGENRIVVQLPGVTDKKRARKLIGKTALLEFRLVSTDQDQIKNAMEGNPPVGYQLAYMPSGKGKDTFKMPILVKSKVDLSGAYLSDAQPDFGSAFNEPQIMITFNNEGAKIFALVTERYVGRQLAILLDGEVLMAPQIKTVIPNGKGVITGDFTTEEVKDTALLLRAGALPAPVKVIEDRTVSPTLGRDSIRQGIMAAVGGLILVVVFMIIYYHLGGFIANLALMLNMIILFGTMAWFKFTLTLPGIAGIILTIGMAVDANILIQERMREEQALGKKIRTVIENGYGRAFHAIFDANITTLLTGVILFIFGSGPIKGYAVTLSIGIAISMFTALVVTRNVYDYLTLNKKFTKITMMRMLGATHLDFMGKSVIAVVISCIIIVIGIVAFAAQGNKNFGIDFLGGALIELKFDQKVKVEEIRDSMKEIGLGSSTIQQTGEGNIIIKTGQEAEDAIQAQITKTFPKNSFEILKTEEVGPAIGRDLKKKALLAIILALIGIMTYLGFRFELSYGIGALLALFHDVLITMTFLALTGTEISISVVAALLTVVGYSVNDTIVVFDRVRENLRYMRKTDFKNVLNTSINQTLSRTILTSLTSLFVVASLFIFGGEVIHDFAFALLVGTISGTYSTMFIASPAVLWWRGNRKI, from the coding sequence ATGTTATCTAAAATGCGCTGGAAGTCTCTTCTTATTGTCGCTATTGTCGGGCTCTCAATTTGGAAGCTCTGCCCGATCGATAAAGCAATAAATCTTGGTCTTGACCTAAAAGGCGGTATGCATATCGTCTTAGAAGTTGACACCTCTAAACTTTCAAAAGATGCAAAAAAAGGTGCACGAGACAGAGCGCTTGAAATTATCCGTCGACGTGTTGATGAATTTGGTGTATCTGAACCGGTGATTATTCCTGAAGGTGAAAATAGGATCGTTGTCCAATTGCCCGGTGTTACTGACAAGAAACGTGCTCGAAAGCTGATCGGTAAAACAGCGCTTTTGGAGTTCCGTCTTGTCAGCACTGATCAGGATCAGATAAAAAACGCTATGGAAGGGAATCCTCCTGTTGGATACCAGCTCGCATATATGCCTTCCGGAAAAGGGAAAGATACTTTTAAAATGCCTATTCTTGTTAAATCAAAAGTTGACTTGAGTGGGGCGTATCTTTCTGATGCACAGCCTGATTTCGGTAGCGCGTTTAATGAACCGCAGATCATGATCACGTTCAACAATGAAGGTGCGAAGATTTTCGCACTTGTGACTGAACGATACGTCGGTCGACAGCTTGCAATACTCCTAGACGGTGAAGTGCTTATGGCGCCGCAAATTAAAACCGTTATACCTAACGGTAAAGGTGTTATTACCGGTGACTTTACTACTGAAGAAGTGAAAGATACCGCGTTATTATTACGTGCCGGTGCGTTACCTGCTCCGGTAAAAGTGATTGAAGACAGAACGGTGAGTCCGACACTTGGTAGAGATTCAATACGACAAGGTATTATGGCTGCTGTCGGTGGTCTTATATTGGTCGTTGTTTTCATGATCATTTATTATCATCTCGGCGGTTTTATCGCCAATCTTGCGCTTATGCTTAATATGATCATACTTTTTGGTACTATGGCGTGGTTTAAGTTTACGCTTACCTTGCCTGGTATCGCAGGTATTATTCTCACTATCGGTATGGCAGTTGATGCAAATATTCTTATACAGGAACGTATGCGTGAAGAACAGGCGTTAGGGAAAAAGATACGGACGGTGATTGAAAACGGTTACGGTCGTGCGTTTCATGCGATCTTTGATGCGAATATTACGACGCTATTAACGGGTGTAATCTTGTTCATTTTCGGTTCCGGTCCAATTAAAGGATATGCGGTTACCTTATCAATCGGTATTGCGATTAGTATGTTTACCGCTCTTGTTGTTACCAGAAATGTATATGATTATCTTACCCTTAACAAAAAGTTTACAAAGATCACTATGATGAGAATGCTTGGTGCGACACATCTTGATTTTATGGGTAAGAGCGTTATCGCGGTTGTTATATCGTGTATTATTATTGTTATTGGTATTGTTGCATTTGCAGCACAGGGAAATAAAAATTTTGGTATCGATTTTCTTGGCGGTGCATTGATCGAGCTGAAGTTTGATCAAAAGGTTAAGGTTGAAGAGATTCGTGATTCAATGAAAGAGATCGGTCTCGGTTCAAGCACTATTCAGCAAACCGGGGAAGGGAATATCATCATAAAGACCGGGCAAGAAGCTGAAGATGCTATACAAGCACAGATAACAAAAACGTTTCCTAAAAATTCATTTGAAATACTGAAAACTGAGGAAGTCGGTCCTGCGATTGGGCGTGATTTAAAGAAGAAAGCCCTTCTTGCGATCATTTTGGCTTTGATCGGTATCATGACCTATCTCGGGTTCCGTTTCGAGCTCAGTTACGGTATTGGTGCACTCTTAGCGTTGTTCCACGATGTTTTGATCACTATGACGTTTTTAGCGTTAACGGGGACAGAAATATCTATCAGTGTTGTTGCGGCACTCTTGACGGTGGTCGGGTATTCGGTCAATGACACGATCGTGGTATTTGATCGTGTTCGTGAAAACCTGCGTTATATGAGAAAGACTGACTTTAAGAATGTGTTGAACACCAGTATTAATCAAACACTTTCACGTACCATACTGACATCTTTAACATCACTTTTTGTGGTAGCATCTCTTTTTATATTTGGCG
- the tgt gene encoding tRNA guanosine(34) transglycosylase Tgt: MAKTFELIKKDKETNARLGKVFTAHGEISTPSFMPVGTQGVVKGMSPFEMKEIGAQIILGNTYHLMLRPGMDIIKKAGGLHSFIGWDKPILTDSGGFQVFSLAHIRKVTPEGVKFQSHIDGSPQFLGPKEAMEVQTILGSDIMMCFDECVSYPCEYDYACNSLDLTLEWEKICKKYHTNKDQLLFGITQGSVYKDLRKRSAEALVDIGFDGYAVGGLSVGEPDALLYETLNDQLEYLPVDSPRYLMGCGTPENLLTCVEMGVDMFDCVMPTRNGRNGTAFISQGKIIIKNSEFKEDFSGLDPECDCVVCKNYSRAYLRHLFMSGEILGLRLLSYHNLYFYQNLMRNMREAIENDSFSAFKKSFLQKFNQRQKKAHSVKQKKE, translated from the coding sequence ATGGCTAAGACATTTGAATTAATTAAAAAAGATAAAGAGACCAATGCTCGGTTAGGGAAGGTGTTTACCGCTCATGGTGAAATTTCCACACCTAGTTTTATGCCCGTAGGTACTCAAGGTGTAGTAAAAGGTATGAGTCCTTTTGAAATGAAAGAAATTGGTGCCCAGATCATCCTGGGAAATACCTATCACCTGATGCTTCGACCGGGGATGGATATTATTAAAAAAGCCGGTGGCCTTCATTCGTTCATTGGATGGGATAAGCCGATTCTTACCGATAGCGGTGGCTTTCAGGTATTTAGCCTGGCTCATATCCGTAAGGTGACGCCCGAAGGGGTCAAGTTTCAGTCACATATTGATGGATCACCCCAGTTTCTCGGGCCCAAAGAAGCAATGGAAGTACAAACCATTCTTGGATCGGATATTATGATGTGTTTTGATGAATGCGTGTCGTATCCCTGTGAATACGATTATGCTTGCAATTCTCTTGACTTGACCTTAGAATGGGAAAAAATTTGTAAAAAATATCATACAAATAAAGATCAATTGCTCTTTGGAATTACGCAAGGTTCGGTATATAAGGATTTAAGGAAAAGATCTGCTGAAGCACTTGTTGATATTGGTTTTGATGGATATGCTGTTGGGGGACTGAGTGTTGGAGAGCCTGATGCTCTCCTGTATGAGACGTTAAACGATCAGCTTGAGTATTTACCGGTTGATTCTCCGCGATATCTTATGGGGTGTGGTACGCCAGAAAACCTGCTTACCTGTGTTGAAATGGGTGTTGATATGTTTGATTGTGTCATGCCTACACGTAACGGGCGTAACGGCACTGCATTTATCTCGCAGGGTAAAATCATAATTAAAAACAGTGAGTTTAAAGAGGATTTTTCTGGGCTTGACCCTGAATGTGATTGTGTTGTGTGTAAAAACTATTCACGAGCATATCTCAGACACTTGTTTATGTCCGGTGAAATACTGGGACTGCGGTTATTGTCCTATCACAATCTTTATTTTTATCAGAATCTTATGCGTAATATGAGAGAGGCGATCGAAAACGATTCGTTCAGCGCGTTTAAAAAATCTTTTTTACAAAAATTTAATCAACGTCAAAAAAAGGCACATAGTGTCAAACAAAAAAAGGAGTAA
- a CDS encoding SpoIID/LytB domain-containing protein — protein sequence MMMKLRFLSLFITISLVFLEPVNAEKIVSLSRPFTMKVLVFDHLKRLDIRIHGKYVILDNKKKIITAGFNLQKGKIVSRRDRFYFNDRMVSQGMLTIETIKDGYIMINKKPYYGSLTCKVRGKGGFKVINNVLLEKYLEGVLAGETFAKTPIEALKTQAVISRTCALHTMLKKSDKEYYVTKKFPQMYVARNTVGTPFEEAVKGTQGKILTVEGRVVPIYFSSSCGGVTEHDRYVWKTKESNTVRVTCPYCRYTPDFRWKLNMTLGEFRRLLMRNNKSIGKVYGINVSKRVIGTERAEVITIRHSKGTSEVKANWLRKKIGPNKLKSTYFVMSFNGDRLIFNGKGWGHGVGLCQSGAREMASRGKTAQEILSFYYPHMRVKKVE from the coding sequence ATGATGATGAAACTTCGTTTCCTTTCTTTATTTATTACAATATCTCTGGTTTTTTTAGAACCTGTTAACGCAGAGAAGATCGTGTCTCTTTCACGTCCCTTTACCATGAAGGTACTCGTGTTTGATCATTTAAAGAGGTTGGATATCCGTATACACGGAAAGTACGTTATCTTGGATAACAAAAAAAAGATTATTACGGCTGGGTTTAATCTTCAAAAAGGGAAGATAGTTTCGCGGCGGGATCGGTTCTATTTTAATGACCGTATGGTAAGTCAGGGTATGCTGACGATTGAGACCATTAAAGATGGATATATCATGATAAATAAGAAACCGTATTACGGTTCTTTAACATGTAAAGTGAGAGGTAAGGGGGGATTTAAAGTAATAAATAACGTATTGCTTGAAAAATATCTTGAGGGAGTACTCGCCGGTGAAACATTCGCGAAAACTCCGATTGAGGCATTAAAAACGCAGGCAGTAATTTCAAGGACATGTGCTCTTCACACTATGCTCAAAAAATCTGATAAAGAATATTATGTTACTAAAAAATTTCCTCAGATGTATGTAGCGCGCAATACGGTAGGGACACCGTTTGAAGAAGCGGTAAAAGGGACTCAAGGAAAAATTCTTACCGTGGAAGGTCGAGTTGTTCCAATCTATTTTTCTTCCTCATGCGGTGGGGTAACAGAGCATGATAGATATGTCTGGAAAACAAAGGAGTCAAATACTGTACGGGTAACGTGTCCCTATTGCAGGTATACGCCAGACTTTAGATGGAAATTAAATATGACATTAGGAGAATTTCGAAGACTACTCATGCGAAATAATAAGTCTATTGGGAAGGTATATGGTATAAACGTCAGCAAACGTGTTATTGGAACTGAACGTGCAGAAGTAATAACCATACGCCACTCAAAAGGGACATCAGAGGTAAAAGCAAACTGGCTACGTAAAAAAATAGGCCCGAACAAGCTCAAAAGCACCTACTTTGTCATGTCATTTAATGGTGACAGGCTAATATTCAACGGGAAAGGCTGGGGGCATGGAGTAGGGCTGTGTCAGTCAGGAGCACGTGAAATGGCATCTCGGGGAAAAACCGCACAAGAGATCCTATCGTTTTATTATCCCCACATGAGAGTTAAAAAGGTAGAGTAA